In Natronococcus occultus SP4, the following proteins share a genomic window:
- a CDS encoding NAD-dependent epimerase/dehydratase family protein, whose amino-acid sequence MHVVVTGATGGIGSWIVDGLASAGHEVVGVDLERPPGKREHATFLAGDLTDQGVARELLRDPDPDAVVHCAGIPAMGIRAGGETFETNVLSTYHVLEAAGRTNAEVIWTSSESTYGMPFAATPSLPDYLPIDEAHPQRPEDPYGTSKLVGEVIAERTVRVFDVPVTSLRPAWVSYPGSQQLARVREAFDPETTAPGDQGSGNFWSYVDVRDLVSLVDAALTADREGHEAYLAVAAENYLGRPTAAAIEDVYDDLPPNCTLEGEDAAFATTKARAELGWEPEHTWREAEQEEPTTPSFLEG is encoded by the coding sequence ATGCACGTCGTCGTCACCGGTGCGACCGGTGGGATCGGCAGCTGGATCGTCGATGGGCTCGCGAGCGCGGGCCACGAGGTCGTCGGCGTCGACCTCGAACGCCCGCCCGGCAAGCGGGAGCACGCGACCTTTCTCGCGGGGGATCTGACCGACCAGGGCGTCGCCAGGGAGCTGCTCCGCGATCCCGATCCCGACGCCGTCGTCCACTGCGCCGGGATCCCGGCGATGGGGATCCGTGCGGGCGGCGAGACCTTCGAGACGAACGTCCTGAGCACCTACCACGTCCTCGAGGCCGCCGGACGGACGAACGCGGAGGTGATCTGGACCTCCAGCGAGAGCACCTACGGGATGCCGTTCGCGGCGACCCCCTCCCTGCCCGATTACCTGCCGATCGACGAGGCCCACCCGCAACGCCCGGAGGATCCCTACGGAACCTCGAAGCTCGTCGGCGAGGTGATCGCCGAGCGCACGGTCCGGGTGTTCGACGTGCCGGTAACGTCGCTGCGTCCCGCGTGGGTGAGCTACCCCGGCAGCCAACAGCTCGCCCGAGTCAGAGAGGCGTTCGACCCCGAAACGACCGCACCCGGGGATCAGGGGAGCGGCAACTTCTGGTCGTACGTCGACGTCCGGGATCTGGTTTCGCTGGTCGACGCCGCGCTCACGGCCGACCGCGAGGGTCACGAGGCCTACCTCGCGGTCGCGGCGGAGAACTACCTCGGCCGACCTACAGCGGCGGCGATCGAGGACGTCTACGACGACCTGCCCCCGAACTGCACCCTTGAGGGCGAGGACGCGGCGTTTGCGACAACGAAAGCTCGAGCGGAACTAGGCTGGGAGCCCGAGCACACCTGGCGGGAGGCAGAGCAAGAAGAGCCGACGACGCCGTCGTTTCTGGAGGGGTGA
- a CDS encoding PAS domain S-box protein, which translates to MESSSSNSPDVCTRTRRQEVVADLGQRALETDDLEALLDEAADALTEGLAVERAAVLEFRTADEALLRAGAGWRAGLVGSATVPASADTLVGEVLRCKEPFLVEDVRGEERVHSPELFADHGVVGGIGVRIGSAEEPWGVLGAYATDARSFIPHDASFVESVAAVLGTAIENRRSRRQFEDTYGRISDAFFALDEDWEFTYLNERAHELINPDDRELVGRNVWETFSSALERQFKPKYERAMTETETVTFEEYYPEPLDSWFEVRAYPSETGLSVYFRDVTDRKERERELELFRTLLDHSNDVVLVIESETGRILDANETACRRLGYDRDELLALAVPDIERRFADVEAWRDHVEDVALEDAVTIEGVHERKDGTTYPAEVNVSYVGVDDGYMIAVARDITDRRRRERRLRQSQQQYRTLAENVPNGIVTLFDDDLRYTLAAGRTFDTLPVSATEIEGQPVQEVWPDGIGRSLEGAFRAALGGESREVELEYADREWVVHVVPITDGDGDVFGGMTIAQDITERKERERQLRMRERRLSTLIENVPGMVYRCKTERGWPMTFVSDACEALTGYDPDVLESGELSWGEDVMVESDRERLWETVNQQAAKGEPFSETYRIETADGDVRWVRDRGRALFDEEGAVIDVEGIIADITDRKRLEERLKERRRQLEASNERLEQFAYAASHDLQEPLRMVTSYLGLIEERYAEALDEDGEEFIAYAVDGAERMREMIDGLLEYSRVETQGEPFEPVALEDVLEDVLADLQLRIEESGAEITTGTLPRVRGDGSQLRQVLQNLLENAITYSGEKPPRVHVDADRRGAEWTISVSDEGIGIDPEDQHRVFQVFDRLHSAEEYEGTGIGLALCQRIVERHDGEIAVDSEPGEGSTFTITLPAADEPE; encoded by the coding sequence ATGGAGTCGTCCTCGTCGAACAGTCCCGACGTCTGTACGCGAACACGGCGACAGGAGGTCGTCGCCGATCTCGGCCAACGGGCGCTCGAGACGGACGATCTCGAGGCGCTGCTCGACGAAGCGGCGGACGCCCTCACCGAGGGGCTTGCGGTCGAGCGCGCGGCCGTCCTCGAGTTTCGCACCGCCGACGAGGCGTTGCTCCGGGCGGGCGCCGGCTGGCGTGCGGGACTGGTCGGTTCGGCGACGGTTCCGGCGAGCGCCGACACGCTCGTCGGCGAGGTGCTTCGGTGCAAGGAGCCGTTCCTCGTCGAGGACGTCCGTGGCGAGGAGCGCGTCCACAGCCCCGAGCTGTTCGCCGATCACGGCGTCGTCGGCGGGATCGGCGTCCGGATCGGTTCCGCTGAGGAGCCCTGGGGCGTGCTGGGGGCGTACGCGACCGACGCCCGGTCATTCATCCCACACGACGCCAGCTTCGTCGAAAGCGTCGCAGCCGTCCTCGGGACGGCGATCGAGAACCGACGGAGCCGTCGGCAGTTCGAGGACACCTACGGTCGGATCTCGGACGCATTTTTCGCGCTCGACGAGGACTGGGAGTTTACCTACCTCAACGAGCGAGCCCACGAGCTGATCAACCCCGACGATCGGGAGCTCGTCGGCAGGAACGTCTGGGAGACGTTCTCGTCCGCCCTCGAGCGGCAGTTCAAACCGAAGTACGAGCGTGCGATGACCGAGACGGAGACGGTCACGTTCGAGGAGTACTACCCGGAGCCGCTGGACAGCTGGTTCGAGGTGCGGGCCTACCCCTCCGAGACGGGGCTGTCGGTATACTTCCGGGACGTCACCGACCGCAAGGAACGCGAGCGGGAGCTCGAGCTGTTCCGGACGCTGCTGGATCACTCGAACGACGTCGTTCTGGTGATCGAGTCGGAGACGGGACGGATCCTCGACGCAAACGAGACGGCCTGTCGCCGGCTCGGCTACGACCGGGACGAGCTGCTCGCGCTCGCGGTCCCCGACATCGAACGACGGTTCGCCGACGTCGAGGCGTGGCGCGACCACGTCGAGGACGTCGCACTCGAGGACGCCGTGACGATCGAGGGGGTCCACGAGCGAAAGGACGGAACGACCTACCCGGCGGAAGTCAACGTCAGCTACGTCGGAGTCGACGACGGCTACATGATCGCCGTCGCCCGCGACATCACCGACCGCAGGCGACGCGAGCGCCGGCTCAGACAGTCCCAGCAGCAGTACCGAACGCTCGCCGAGAACGTCCCCAACGGGATCGTGACGCTGTTCGACGACGACCTGCGGTACACGCTCGCGGCGGGACGAACGTTCGATACGCTGCCGGTGTCGGCAACCGAGATCGAGGGCCAGCCCGTCCAGGAGGTCTGGCCCGACGGGATCGGCCGGAGCCTCGAGGGAGCCTTCCGGGCCGCCCTCGGGGGCGAGTCCCGAGAGGTCGAGCTCGAGTACGCCGACCGGGAGTGGGTCGTCCACGTCGTGCCGATCACCGACGGCGACGGCGACGTCTTCGGCGGGATGACCATCGCCCAGGATATCACCGAGCGGAAGGAGCGAGAGCGCCAGCTCCGAATGCGCGAGCGCCGGCTCTCGACGCTGATCGAAAACGTCCCCGGGATGGTCTACCGCTGCAAGACCGAGCGCGGCTGGCCCATGACGTTCGTCAGCGACGCCTGCGAGGCTCTAACCGGGTACGATCCCGACGTCCTCGAGAGCGGCGAGCTCAGCTGGGGCGAGGATGTGATGGTCGAGAGCGATCGCGAACGGCTCTGGGAGACCGTCAACCAGCAGGCGGCGAAGGGAGAGCCCTTCTCGGAGACCTACCGCATCGAGACGGCCGACGGCGACGTGCGGTGGGTCAGGGACCGTGGCCGCGCACTCTTCGACGAGGAGGGGGCCGTCATCGACGTGGAGGGGATCATCGCCGATATCACCGACCGGAAGCGACTGGAGGAGCGGCTCAAGGAGCGCCGGCGCCAGCTGGAGGCCTCGAACGAACGCCTCGAACAGTTCGCCTACGCCGCCAGCCACGACCTGCAGGAACCCCTGCGGATGGTCACCAGCTACCTCGGACTCATCGAGGAGCGGTACGCCGAGGCGCTCGACGAGGACGGCGAGGAGTTCATCGCGTACGCGGTCGACGGCGCCGAGCGGATGCGCGAGATGATCGACGGGCTGCTGGAGTACTCTCGCGTCGAGACCCAGGGCGAACCGTTCGAACCCGTCGCCCTCGAGGACGTTCTTGAGGACGTCCTCGCGGATCTGCAGCTGCGGATCGAGGAGAGCGGCGCCGAGATCACGACCGGGACGCTCCCGCGGGTCCGCGGCGACGGGAGCCAGCTCCGGCAGGTGCTTCAGAACCTACTCGAGAACGCGATCACCTACAGCGGCGAAAAACCGCCGCGAGTACACGTCGACGCGGACCGACGGGGCGCCGAGTGGACGATCTCGGTCAGCGACGAGGGGATCGGGATCGATCCGGAGGATCAGCACCGGGTCTTCCAGGTGTTCGACCGCCTGCACTCCGCCGAGGAGTACGAGGGGACGGGAATCGGGCTGGCGCTGTGTCAGCGCATCGTCGAGCGCCACGACGGCGAGATCGCCGTCGACTCCGAGCCCGGCGAAGGCTCGACGTTTACGATTACGCTCCCCGCGGCCGACGAACCGGAGTGA
- a CDS encoding DUF7001 family protein, translating to MVDRAIIYRAPARGGDGEGSEPPHEDGGTVDADAIAAWLADRVEAEVSVRDRFLDVHRTDELAERFAEARVRSPYDRETGNTMLGTIRYEERALENPEREGGVLYDGRQVQRALNSALPPEERGLETLHVALLDRAIGTWGDHDGRWHKRVTVLGQPALLSVPGLYEAPAKPEAYYKEKQRHSLLSGDVPPREVLENRVEGDFLIEDDPRTTDALKGYALQAYHVLETGEAFCEREGCRLFNAHYHEDLIAAQLREPEFCPDHAQRYGRS from the coding sequence ATGGTCGATCGAGCGATCATCTATCGGGCGCCCGCGAGAGGCGGCGACGGAGAGGGGTCAGAACCGCCACACGAGGACGGTGGAACCGTCGACGCGGACGCGATCGCGGCCTGGCTCGCGGACCGCGTCGAAGCGGAGGTCTCGGTCCGAGATCGGTTCCTCGACGTCCACCGGACCGACGAGCTCGCCGAACGGTTCGCCGAGGCGCGGGTCCGCTCGCCGTACGACCGCGAGACCGGGAACACGATGCTGGGAACGATCCGATACGAGGAACGCGCCCTCGAGAACCCCGAGCGCGAGGGAGGTGTCCTCTACGACGGCCGGCAGGTCCAGCGCGCGTTAAACAGCGCGCTCCCGCCCGAGGAGCGAGGACTCGAGACGCTACACGTCGCACTCCTCGATCGGGCGATCGGCACCTGGGGTGACCACGACGGGCGCTGGCACAAGCGTGTGACCGTCCTCGGCCAGCCGGCGCTGCTCTCGGTGCCCGGGCTCTACGAGGCCCCCGCGAAGCCCGAGGCCTACTACAAGGAGAAACAGCGCCACTCGCTGCTGTCGGGCGACGTTCCGCCCCGGGAAGTCCTCGAGAACCGCGTCGAGGGCGACTTCCTGATCGAGGACGACCCCCGAACGACAGACGCCCTGAAGGGGTACGCCCTGCAGGCGTACCACGTCCTCGAGACGGGCGAGGCCTTCTGCGAGCGGGAGGGGTGTCGGCTCTTCAACGCCCACTACCACGAGGACCTGATCGCGGCCCAGCTCCGTGAACCCGAGTTCTGCCCCGACCACGCACAGCGGTACGGACGGTCGTAG